Proteins from a single region of Deinococcus sp. YIM 134068:
- the tig gene encoding trigger factor, translating into MAELISREGNKVQFRVAVPAAEVNRAYEQVWAGLARDVRVPGFRPGKAPRKVLEGRVGKGYVENEVRDRLLQAHYPQAARELGLSLVDAQIDPGTLTSGQGFDFTVNGETYPEVKLGDWRGAQLTAASPEITDEVLERTLSDLQERNATFTAAERPIEASDQVTIEELGEEGGTYPVYLDVAETHVRDALLGRSVGDEVEITVPAHQHGDHEHPAHTVRVRVQGVQTKQLQELNDDFARSLNFDSLDRLRTDLRGELERRARQEGDAARREEFVTGLVERMQADIPRALVDRRREAMLEEIQDDLSRQGVKWGEYEEFMREQGKLDDFMADLARNAESRVKRDLALERLAEDLNVRVTEAEFNQTLGALAQGNNMTVQQLRTQLGPEGLNGYLVSLTREKGLAQALAQLGGGQAAQAQGAQNVVSEPQTEQAEQTEQAGTEQAEDMSAGSDATGETQIEAQATSQEEGTGATDSETADTGMTDELTVGTATDDADVSAQEAVTARTGEVSTGTEGTTEQGTTEQGGEQGQERQGE; encoded by the coding sequence ATGGCAGAGCTGATCAGCAGGGAAGGCAACAAGGTGCAATTCCGGGTCGCGGTGCCCGCCGCCGAGGTGAACCGCGCCTACGAGCAGGTGTGGGCGGGTCTCGCGCGTGACGTGCGCGTGCCCGGCTTCCGGCCCGGCAAGGCACCGCGCAAGGTGCTCGAAGGCCGCGTCGGCAAGGGCTACGTCGAGAACGAGGTCCGCGACCGACTCCTCCAGGCGCACTACCCGCAGGCGGCCCGCGAACTCGGCCTCAGCCTCGTGGACGCGCAGATCGACCCCGGCACGCTGACGAGCGGCCAGGGCTTCGACTTCACCGTGAACGGCGAGACGTACCCCGAGGTCAAGCTGGGCGACTGGAGAGGCGCGCAGCTTACGGCGGCGTCCCCCGAGATCACCGACGAGGTGCTGGAGCGCACGCTCTCCGACCTTCAGGAGCGCAACGCGACCTTCACGGCGGCGGAGCGGCCCATTGAGGCGAGCGATCAGGTCACCATCGAGGAACTCGGTGAGGAGGGCGGCACCTACCCCGTGTACCTCGACGTGGCCGAGACGCACGTCCGCGACGCGCTGCTCGGCAGGAGCGTCGGCGACGAGGTGGAGATCACCGTGCCCGCGCACCAGCACGGCGACCACGAGCACCCCGCCCATACCGTCCGCGTGCGGGTGCAGGGCGTGCAGACCAAGCAGCTTCAGGAACTGAACGACGACTTCGCCAGGAGCCTGAACTTCGACAGCCTGGACCGCCTGCGGACCGATCTCAGGGGCGAGCTGGAGCGCCGCGCCCGCCAGGAGGGCGACGCCGCCCGCCGCGAGGAGTTCGTGACCGGGCTGGTGGAGAGGATGCAGGCCGATATTCCCCGCGCCCTCGTGGACCGCCGCCGCGAGGCGATGCTGGAGGAGATTCAGGACGACCTGAGTCGCCAGGGCGTGAAGTGGGGCGAGTACGAGGAGTTCATGCGCGAGCAGGGCAAGCTCGACGACTTCATGGCCGACCTCGCCAGGAATGCCGAGTCCCGCGTGAAGCGTGACCTCGCGCTGGAGCGGCTCGCCGAGGACCTGAACGTGCGCGTCACCGAGGCCGAGTTCAATCAGACCCTCGGCGCGCTCGCGCAGGGCAACAACATGACCGTCCAGCAGCTCCGCACCCAGCTCGGGCCGGAGGGCCTGAACGGCTACCTCGTCAGCCTCACCCGCGAGAAGGGGCTGGCGCAGGCGCTCGCCCAACTCGGCGGCGGGCAGGCGGCGCAGGCCCAGGGCGCGCAGAACGTCGTCAGTGAGCCTCAGACCGAGCAGGCCGAGCAGACCGAGCAGGCGGGCACCGAGCAGGCCGAGGACATGAGCGCAGGCAGTGACGCCACCGGGGAGACCCAGATCGAGGCGCAGGCCACCTCGCAGGAGGAGGGCACCGGGGCGACGGACTCTGAGACGGCGGATACTGGGATGACCGACGAGCTGACCGTCGGCACCGCCACCGACGACGCGGATGTGAGCGCCCAGGAGGCCGTCACCGCCCGGACCGGGGAGGTTTCGACGGGCACCGAGGGGACGACCGAGCAGGGCACCACCGAGCAGGGCGGGGAGCAGGGTCAGGAGCGGCAGGGCGAGTAG
- a CDS encoding beta-ketoacyl-ACP synthase III, translating to MTAPQGQPPTPARPSIGITALGTYAPARVVTNADFEARMDTSAEWIESRTGIRERRFTEAEEYTSDVGVAAVRDLLSRDPDALDEVDAVICATVSPDALMPSTAALIAMQVGLAGAAAFDLSAACSGFVYGVSVAQGLILAGTARRVLVVGAEALSKIVDQNDRNTAILFGDGGGAAVVGPVPQGYGFQDFVLGADGAGGSSLYLRCAAPRLPGGFEMGEAVGMNGREVFKFAVRVLGDSGNQVLARSGLSSADVDWVIPHQANIRIIEAACERVGLPMSKTVVNLDRYGNTSSATVPLALREAIDDGRIWDGQQLLLVAFGGGLSWAASTLKWWAGAPSLKARARQEAVGV from the coding sequence ATGACTGCACCCCAGGGCCAGCCCCCCACCCCCGCCCGCCCCAGCATCGGCATCACGGCCCTCGGCACGTACGCGCCCGCGCGGGTGGTCACGAACGCGGACTTCGAGGCGCGGATGGACACGAGCGCGGAGTGGATCGAGAGCCGCACGGGCATCCGCGAGCGCCGCTTCACGGAGGCCGAGGAGTACACCTCGGACGTGGGGGTGGCTGCCGTCCGCGACCTGCTCTCGCGCGACCCGGACGCCCTGGATGAAGTGGACGCCGTGATCTGCGCCACGGTCAGCCCCGACGCCCTGATGCCCTCGACGGCGGCCCTGATCGCCATGCAGGTGGGCCTGGCCGGGGCCGCTGCCTTCGACCTCTCGGCGGCGTGCAGCGGCTTCGTGTACGGCGTGAGCGTGGCGCAGGGCCTGATCCTGGCGGGCACGGCGCGGCGGGTCCTCGTGGTGGGGGCCGAGGCCCTCTCCAAGATCGTGGACCAGAACGACCGCAATACCGCCATCCTCTTCGGGGACGGGGGAGGTGCGGCGGTCGTGGGGCCGGTGCCGCAGGGCTACGGCTTTCAGGACTTCGTGCTGGGGGCCGACGGCGCGGGCGGCTCCAGCCTCTACCTGCGCTGTGCCGCCCCCCGGCTTCCCGGCGGCTTCGAGATGGGCGAGGCCGTCGGGATGAATGGCCGCGAGGTCTTCAAGTTCGCCGTGCGCGTCCTCGGCGACAGCGGCAATCAGGTTCTCGCCAGGAGCGGCCTGAGCAGCGCGGACGTGGACTGGGTGATTCCCCATCAGGCCAACATCCGCATCATCGAGGCCGCCTGCGAGCGCGTGGGCCTGCCCATGAGCAAGACGGTCGTGAACCTCGACCGCTACGGCAACACGTCGAGCGCCACCGTGCCCCTCGCGCTGCGGGAGGCCATCGACGACGGGCGGATTTGGGACGGCCAGCAGCTCCTCCTCGTCGCGTTCGGGGGCGGCCTGAGCTGGGCGGCCTCCACCCTGAAATGGTGGGCGGGTGCCCCCAGCTTGAAGGCTCGGGCGAGGCAGGAAGCGGTGGGCGTGTGA
- a CDS encoding DinB family protein, with product MSVPQAPHTREELLQALNQMQGELGTYFRKLPGDVFTRGSAEAWSPSHHLHHLTLSNAPVAKALQISRDRLGRRSGGRPSRSFLDIRDGYRDALAGGAKASGRYVPDPQGDQAALVQEYLDATAAVRTALAGWTDADLDRFALTHPVLGELSVREMLLFTLYHNQHHLGGVKASLGQA from the coding sequence TTGAGCGTCCCGCAGGCCCCGCACACCCGCGAGGAACTCCTTCAGGCGCTCAATCAGATGCAGGGCGAGCTAGGAACATACTTCCGCAAGCTGCCGGGGGACGTGTTCACGCGCGGTTCGGCGGAGGCATGGTCTCCGTCGCACCACCTCCACCACCTGACGCTCTCCAACGCGCCGGTCGCCAAAGCCTTGCAGATTTCCCGTGATCGGCTGGGACGGCGGAGTGGGGGCCGCCCCTCACGCTCCTTCCTCGACATCCGCGACGGGTACCGGGACGCGCTCGCGGGCGGGGCGAAGGCGTCTGGCCGCTACGTCCCCGATCCGCAGGGCGACCAGGCCGCGCTCGTGCAGGAGTACCTGGACGCCACCGCCGCCGTGAGAACGGCCCTCGCAGGGTGGACGGACGCCGACCTCGACCGCTTCGCCCTGACGCACCCCGTCCTCGGCGAACTCAGCGTCCGCGAGATGCTGCTCTTCACCCTCTACCACAACCAGCACCACCTCGGCGGCGTGAAGGCCAGTCTGGGGCAGGCGTGA
- the fabD gene encoding ACP S-malonyltransferase yields the protein MTIAALFPGQGSHAVGMGADLTAAFPEAEAVYAEAERTLPGLRALIETGPLDELTLTANQQPALVAASVAAYRAWQARTGQTPAYAAGHSLGEYSALVAAGTLKLEGALTLTRRRGELMQKAVPVGVGAMSAVMGDPAVVREVCDSAPGIVQPANFNAPTQTVISGEKDAVDAAAATLKGRGLKVIPLKVSAPFHCALMQPAQDALTPDLRATAFGPLAFPVVANVTAEANGDPAALPDLLARQITGSVRWVETIQTLAALGVDTFIEFGPGAVLTGLVKRILPDARTLNVGKAEDLA from the coding sequence GTGACCATCGCCGCCCTCTTCCCAGGCCAGGGTTCGCACGCCGTCGGGATGGGCGCGGACCTCACCGCCGCCTTCCCCGAGGCTGAGGCCGTGTATGCCGAGGCCGAACGTACCCTGCCCGGCCTGCGCGCCCTGATCGAGACCGGGCCGCTCGACGAGTTGACCCTGACCGCCAACCAGCAGCCCGCGCTCGTGGCCGCGTCGGTCGCCGCGTACCGGGCGTGGCAGGCCAGGACGGGCCAGACCCCCGCCTACGCCGCCGGGCACTCGCTGGGCGAGTACAGCGCGCTCGTCGCTGCCGGGACCTTGAAGCTGGAGGGCGCGCTGACCCTCACCCGGCGGCGCGGCGAATTGATGCAGAAGGCCGTGCCCGTCGGCGTCGGGGCGATGAGCGCCGTCATGGGCGACCCCGCCGTGGTGCGCGAGGTCTGCGACTCGGCACCGGGCATCGTCCAGCCCGCCAACTTCAACGCGCCGACCCAGACGGTGATCTCGGGGGAGAAAGACGCCGTGGACGCCGCCGCCGCCACACTCAAGGGGCGGGGCCTCAAGGTCATCCCCCTCAAGGTGAGCGCCCCCTTCCACTGCGCCCTGATGCAGCCCGCGCAGGATGCCCTGACCCCCGACCTGCGGGCCACGGCCTTCGGTCCCCTCGCCTTTCCGGTGGTGGCGAACGTGACCGCCGAGGCGAACGGCGACCCCGCCGCCCTCCCCGACCTCCTCGCCCGCCAGATCACCGGGAGCGTGCGCTGGGTGGAAACTATTCAAACCCTCGCGGCCCTCGGCGTGGACACCTTTATCGAGTTCGGGCCGGGCGCGGTGCTCACCGGCCTCGTCAAACGTATCCTGCCCGACGCGCGGACCCTGAACGTCGGCAAGGCGGAGGACCTCGCTTGA